The window TAATGCTTTTATCCGGATCAATAGACAAATCCGGGTTTCCTAAGGCGCTTTCCAGAGCTACTATTGCCACTTCTAACTGGGACTCATCCGGCTCCTGGGTAGTTATCTTCTGCAGCCAGATGCCGGGTGCTGAGAGTATCCGGGTGATCTTGTTCTCCCTGGTTTTTCCGGAAAGTTTCAGAAGCTCATAAGAGCCGCCTGCTACCAGAGGCAGGAGTGAAAAGTGAAGCAGGAATCTTTTAAGAAGAGGAGGGTAGGTTCCGGCTACCAGGGTGTAGAC of the Candidatus Zixiibacteriota bacterium genome contains:
- a CDS encoding DUF1385 domain-containing protein; this translates as VYTLVAGTYPPLLKRFLLHFSLLPLVAGGSYELLKLSGKTRENKITRILSAPGIWLQKITTQEPDESQLEVAIVALESALGNPDLSIDPDKSIIEKI